Below is a genomic region from Anaerolineae bacterium.
ACGTCCGGCGGCCGCGCCAGCGATGTGAAAGACGAACTGTCGGCTGCCATCCTCCCGATAGGCGACGAACGCAACCCCTGTAGCGACATCTGGCACGCGGGCGAGATAGGTCACATCCACACCATCGGCTCGCAAGCGGTCTATGAGACAATCCCCGAAGGGATCGACCCCCACGCAACCAATGAAGCCGCATGAGACGCCCAGGCGGGCGACCGCGTCAGCGAAGATGGCTGGAGCGCCGCTGGGATAGGGCCCGAGGAAGGTTCCCGAGCGATGCAAAGGCTGTCCTATCCCTGGCCGCATGATCTCAACGAGCGCTTCGCCTAGGGTGATGACCTCAGGCACGTGCGAGCTCCTGACAGATACGTGAATCTGAACGATGCCGAGCTCTCAACGAGGCAGGTTCTGGAACATACCGCACTGGACCAACAATGAGGTCGCGAGCATTAGCGACAGAACGACCCACGCCCAGATCGGCAATCCCCACAACAAGGTGGGCTTGCGAGGCTTCTCGGCCTGCACTTTGGGCAACGGGGTCTGGCAGCGCCAGCATACCCGCTTATCATCTGGATTCCAGGTGCCGCACTTGGAACAATTGGGCATAAAGCCAACTCCTCTCCCGCCTAGAATGATAGCACAAAAAGGCTCAAGCAAAAAGCTTGATGCAAAAGGCTTTCAGGAGAGGCGAATACCCCTCCTGGCCTCCCCTCTCCCACGACTATGCCACCAAATTGCGCCCGGTGGCCGCGTCGAAAAGGTACAGCCTTCCCGGATCAGGGGTTAAGGCGAGGCGATCCCCACGGGCGATGGGCATCTCTTGCGTCGCTTGGGCCACGAGGTCAAGCCCCTCCAGGCGCAGATGCACGTACTGGATGCGCGCCGAGGGCAAATGCTCGACGACCTCGACGATCCCGATGGCTCCCGCGAGGCCTTCGCCGGAGGTCAGGCGCCAATGCTCTGGGCGAACACCTAACTGCACGGCCTGCCCCTCCGATATCCGGCTGTGCAGGTCTTCAGGTAGGGGAACCCGAAGCGACCCATAGATGAAAGCGCCTCTCTCCACGCGCCCCGGTAGGAAGTTCATAGGAGGTGTGCCGAAAAAGCTAGCCACGAAGACGTCTATCGGGCGATCGTACAGCTCACGGAACGTACCTACCTGAACGATCCGCCCTTGGCGCATCACGGCGATGCGGTCGCCCATGGCTATAGCTTCTGTCTGGTCATGCGTCACGTAAATGCTGGTGACGCGAAAACGCTGAAGCAGACGCTTGATCTGCACCCGCGTGTCCGATCGCAGCTTGGCATCTAGGTTGGAAAGGGGCTCATCGAAGAGGAAGAGCTTGGGATCGCGCACGATGCACCGGCCAACAGCTACACGCTGGCGTTCACCGCCCGAAAGCGTAGGAGGCTTGCGCGACAGGAGATGTCGGAAGTCCACACCCAGGATCTCCGCCGCTTCCCGCACTTTGGGATCAATCTCGTGCTCGCGCCTGCGCAGCTTGAAGAAAAAGCCTAGGTTATCGTAGGCATCGAAGTGTGGATAAAGCGCGTAGTTCTGGAACACCATGCCGATGCCGCGATCTCTAGGCGGCACATTAGCCATATCCCGCCCATCGTAGAGGACACGGCCACGGTCTGGCGTCTCCAGCCCGGCGATAACGCGCAATAGGGTGGATTTTCCGCAGCCCGAGGGACCGACCACGCTCATCACCTCGCCATCACGAACGGTCAAGCTTACTCCATCCAACGCCACGATGTCGGCGTCAGAAGCTTGTTCCTCACCAAGCGGGCAGCCGTTCCCCTTGCGCGCTAATAGGAGGGATTGTCGAAAAAATCGCTTGTAAACCTCTTCTACCCGGACCTCGGCCACGGCTTCCCTCCGGTTGGATAAGCCTCTAGCGCGGCTTGGCGATGATCTCCCGCACGCGCAGATCGAGGAACCGGCGCGAGTAAGTCGGCGTCAATACCAGCGCAGTATCGGCTCCTCTATCCGTGCCAGCAATGGCGATCACATCTTGACTCATATCCAGCACGCCGGCATCAGCCGCCATGAGCGTGATCTCGATGGCCACCTTCGTGCCTTGCGAAAAGCGATACAACGTGTCCCGCACGATCTCACTGGGCGTACGGCCGCCGTACTTCTCGGTGAACGCGCTGTTGACGTCGTCTCCCAACGCATGAACGCCGGTGAGCACAGTGACGCCCATCCCCTCTAGCTCCCGACGGACTTCCGGTGCCATCGTCCACCCTTCCGCTGCAAATCCGTGACAGATGGATACAGCGATGACCCGGATACCGACCGGACCGAAAAGCGCTTGCGCTCGCCGCGCCGTCTCCCCATGCGATGAAGCCACCACCACCTGACGAATCCCCAACACCTGCGCACGCTGCAACGCGGCGTGCAATGTGGCCTCGGTGTTCTGAGGGCCGGGCTGTTCGAAATAGCGGACTGTCAGTTCCATAGGAAGCCTCCTCCTTTTTTCACAGGACTAACCACCGTTCCGGTGGGCTCCAAAGCCACGGCATCCGTGTCATGGCGAAATGGTGCGCCGCGAGATCCCGAAGGCAAACAGGATAACCGTTAGCGATGCGGAACAAAGCGAGCTGCCAAGGGGACTGTGGACAAGTAGGATGAGCACGCCCGCCAGATCGGCAACGGCCGCCAACACATCCAACTGAAGATACGAGATGCCTATGACAACTGGCAACACGGATGAAAGGCAGTGTCACGAGCCAGACCTATAGCGATAAGGGTGCCTAACACTGCCACAGCACCCGTTACGCACTGCAAGCATTATATAGCATGACAGCACTCTTGAGCAATACCCACGATTAAGCACCTTGGCGTCATCTGCCATCCATGCTATACTGGCTCTGCCCGATTGCTGACCCTTCAACCAAAGGAGGCCCTCTCATGCATACGACGATCTCATCTGCTACCCGTACCGTGGTCATCGGCCACGATAAGCCCTTCGTGATCATCGGTGAGCGCATCAACCCTACTGGCCGCAAGCAGTTGCTGGCCGAAATGCAAGCCGGCAACTTCTCCCGCGTGCGAGAGGACGCGATCGCGCAGGCACAGGCAGGCGCCCACATCTTGGACGTGAATGCCGGCGTGCCTGGTGCGGATGAGGCAGCTCTGCTCTGCCAGGCGGTGCGGGAGGTCATGGCCGTGACCGATCTGCCACTCTGTTTCGACTCGGCTAACCCCGCAGCACTGGAGGCAGCGCTGGCGCTATACACGGGCAAACCCCTCATCAACTCAGTCACCGGCGAGGAGTCTTCCATGGAGCGAGTGTTGCCATTGGTCAAAAGATACAACGCCGCTGTCATCGCCATGTGCAACGATGAAGGCGGCATCCGTATGGACGCGCGCGAGCGGCTGGCTGTAGCGCGCAAGATCCTCCGACGCGCTGAAGAGTACGGCATCCCACCGGAGGACGTGATCATTGACTGTCAGGCCATGGCCGTGAGCGCGGATCACCGCGCCGGCCGTGTCACGCTGGAGACGATCCGCCTAGTCACCCAGGAGCTGGGCAACAACACCACTATCGGCGCCAGCAACATCTCCTTCGGTCTGCCCGATCGCACCTCGCTCAACGCAGCGTTTCTAAGCATGGCCATCGCCTGTGGCCTCACCTGTGCGATTACTAACCCCCTCGTCCCTGAAAACCGCAAGGCGATCCGCGCTGCCGACCTATTCATGGGCCGCGATGAGTTCGCCATGAACTGGATCACCGCCTTTCGCGCCGAACAGGCTCGGTAAGACAGACCAACAGCCGATAGTAGACGACGGATGATGGGCTCCATCATCCGTCGTCTACCGTTCCAGGATGACCTATGCCATACACAAAGCTCGCGCCGGGCGTTATACTTGCTTGTGAAGTGTGGAACTAGGCTCGATCTCTGTCCCTTCATTTAATGGAGGCCGGCCCGTGTCCGAGCAGTTAGAGGAGATCCTTACTCGATACGCCCGTGGTGACGCTTCGCAACTCATCCCGGCGCTCCAGCAAGTCCAGGAACGGTTCTCCTACGTCTCCCCCGAGGCGGTGCGCCAGATCGCCCGACACCTCAAGGTCTCCGAGTCAGAGGTGTACGGCGTCGCCTCATTTTATTCGCAGTTCCGCTTTGAGAAGCCGGGCAAGCACACGATCAAAGTATGTCTGGGCACCGCCTGCCACGTCCGCCGCAGCGATCGCTTGCTGGAGTTCTTCGAGAGGACCCTGAACGTCACCGTCGGCCATACGACCGCAGATGGGCTGTTTAGCCTGGAACGGGTGGCCTGCTTTGGTTGCTGCGCGCTGAGCCCCGTAGTAGTCGTGGACGACGAGGTGCACGGGCGTATGACGACCGCCAAAGCCCAGCGATTGCTCAAAAAATACGGGAGCTAAGAGATGCGCACTCTGGACGCCCTCCGGCAGGAAGCCACTCAAACGTGGCAGGCCCTGGAACAGGAGACCCGGCCCCGTGTCCTGGTGGGGGCGGCGACCTGTGGCCGCGCAGCGGGGGCTTTGGCCGTCATCGAGGCCGTCGAAAAAGCGCGGCGGGAACGGGGGCTGGAGGTCCTGGTGACCGAGGTGGGCTGTCTCGGGCTGTGCTGTATGGAGCCTGTCGTCACCGTCTACAAGCCCGGCCGGCCGGCGATCCTGTACGGCAACGTTACCCCGCCCGTGATGAACGAGATCCTTCAGCGTTGGCTGCTGGGCGACGACCCCTGTCTGGACCGGGCCATCGCCACCGTGAACGGCGACAGGTTGGATGGCATCCCTCCGTTCCACGAGCATCCGATGCTCAAGGCGCAGAGCCGGCTAATCCTGCGCAACTGTGGCGTGATTGACCCTACGAATTTCCATCACTACCTAGCGCGCGGCGGATATCTGGGGCTGGAAAACGCGCTGCGCATGCCCCCTGAGATGGTAATCGAGCAAGTGAAGCGCTCCGGCCTGCGTGGGCGAGGTGGTGCGGGTTTTCCCACCTGGCGCAAATGGCAGCTTTGCCGCGAGGTCCCTGGCTCGCCCAAATACATTATCTGCAACGCCGACGAGGGGGACCCTGGCGCTTTCATGAACCGCGCGCTGCTGGAAGGCGATCCTCACTCTATGCTGGAGGGGATGCTCATCGCTGGATACGCCATCGGCGCAAGCAAGGGGTACATCTACATCCGCGCCGAGTATCCGTTGGCCGTCCAGCGCCTACGTACTGCTATTAGCCAGATGCGGGAGGCTGGGCTATTGGGCGAGCACATCCTGGATTCCAGCTTTTCGTTCGACATCGAGATCCGCGAGGGAGCGGGAGCTTTCGTCTGCGGCGAGGAGACCGCGCTCATCGCTTCCATTGAGGGGCGACGCGGTATGCCCCGCCCGCGCCCACCGTTTCCGGCACAGTCCGGGTTGTGGGGCCGGCCTACCGTCATCAACAACGTCGAGACGCTCGCCGCCGTCTCCCATATCCTACGCGATGGCCCGGACTCGTACGCGCGCCTGGGCACCTCCAACGCGCGGGGTACGAAGACATTCTCTCTGGCGGGCAAAGTCCAGCGCACAGGGCTGATCGAGGTCCCGTTGGGGATCACCTTACGTCAGATCATCTTCGATATCGGCGGTGGCATCGCCGAAGGTCGGGCTTTCAAAGCAGTGCAGACGGGTGGGCCGTCAGGTGGCTGTTTACCTGCCAGCCATCTGGACACGCCGGTGGACTATGAATCGCTCACTGCGGCTGGCTCGATCATGGGATCTGGCGGCCTGGTGGTTATGGATGATCGCAACTGCGCCGTGGACATCGCCCACTATTTCCTGTCTTTCACTCAGGCAGAATCATGCGGCAAGTGCCCTCCCTGCCGGGTGGGCACCCAACGGATGCTATGGATCTTGGAATCCATCCAGGCCGGCACGGCGACCATGGAGGATCTGGATCTGCTAGAATCGCTGGCTCAGACGGTCAAGGCCGGCTCGCTGTGCGGCCTCGGGCAGACGGCTCCCAACCCCGTGCTGACCACGTTGCGCTATTTCCGCTCGGAGTATGAGGCACATGTGCGCGATCGCCGGTGCCCGGCGGGCGTCTGCCGCGCCCTGATCACCTATCGCATCACTGATGAATGCACCGGCTGTACCCTGTGCGCTCGCCTCTGCCCGATGGGGGCGATCTCGGGCCAGCGCAAACAGAAGCACGTGATTGACCCCAACCGATGCGAGCGGTGTGGGGCGTGTCTCGACGCGTGCAGCTATCGGGCGATCGTGGTGAATTAGAGAGATGTGGTCTCAGCAACTGGCTGCTGAAGCGAAGGCGATAAAGCTGTCTCTGAAAATCAATGGGATGGTCGTCGAGGCCGAGCCTGGGATGACCGTGCTAGAGGCCGCGCAACGCAGCGGTATCTACATTCCAACGCTGTGTTACCATCCGAAGCTACCGCCCTTCGGTGCATGTCGGCTGTGCGTCGTTGAGATCGAGGGGATGCGCGGTTATCCCACCGCCTGTACCATCCCCGCCCTCGACGGCATGATCGTGCGCACCGAGACTGAGGCATTGCAAAAGCTGCGACGGGAGATCTTGGCGCTCATCCTCTCCGAGCATCCCTATACTTGTCTGGTGTGCGAGCGCCGAGCCCGCTGCACCGACTTCCAGGGCACCATCCGCAAAGCCGCCGTCACCACAGGCTGTCAGTACTGCCCGAAAAACGGCATGTGCGATCTTCAGAAGATCGCCCAATACGTCGGCCTGGAAGACGTTCCTTATCCGATCGCGTACCGTGGGCTGCCGGTCGAGCGACACGATCCATACTTCGATCGCGATTACAACCTCTGCATCCTGTGCGGCCGCTGCGTGCGTGTCTGTCAGGAGGTTCGCCTGGTGGGCGCGTTGGCGTTTGTCCAGCGTGGCAGCAAAACCCTGGTGGGCACCGCCTTCGGACGGCCTCACACCGAGACCGATTGCGAGTTTTGCGGCGCGTGTGTGGACGTCTGCCCCACCGGCGCATTGGCCGAGCGGCGCAGCAAGTGGGAGGGGCCGGCCACCGCGATCGTCCCCAGCATCTGCCCCTATTGCTCGGTGGGATGCACGCTGGATTTGCACGTCAAGGGCAACCGGCTGATCCGTACGACGCCCAATGATGCCGGCATCGTTAACAAAGGCCAGGCTTGTGTACATGGCCGCTTTCGTGTGGCCGAGATGGTGGACAGTCACGAGCGGCTGACCGCTCCGTTGATCCGAAAGGATGGCCGGCTGGTGCAGGCGAGCTGGGAGGAGGCGTTGCAACTGGTGGCGGAGCGGCTCGCGCAGACCCCGCCGGACGCCTTCGCTCTGCTTGCCTCGGCGATGGGAACGAACGAGGAGCTTTATGTCCTTCAGAAGTTCGCTCGCGTGGCCATGCACAGCCACAACGTGGACTTCTCTACCAGCCTCTCGCAAGGTGCTGAGGCCTTTGAGCTGATCCAAACGGTGCGCCGGACGGAAAATCCCACCATCCAGGATATCGAGCGGGCCAACCGCGTGTTGGTGATCGGGGCCAACCTCAACGACTCGCACCCACTGCTGGCGTTACAAGTGCGACGGGCACTGCGCCGTGGGGCTCGACTCATCGTCCTTGATGTCCGGCAGACGCGCCTGGCCGGACAGGCTGATCTCTGGTTGCAGCCGGTAGTCGCTAGCGATCACCTGGCCCTTGCCGCCATGATGAAGGCGATCCTCGAGGAGGGGATAGGCGATGCCCGGCCATGGAACACCCATCTGCAAGCGATGGCGGAGTTTCAGGCCGCGCTGCAGGATCTGTCCTGGCAAGCCATCGAGGGAGCCACCGGCATCTCGCGAGGCGCGCTGATTGAAGCGGCGCGCCTGTGGGCCACAGATGGGCCAGGGGTCATCCTATTCGGCTCGGGCGTCACCCGTCATCCGTGCGCTCTGAACACTGTCAAGGCCATCTATAACCTGGCGCTGCTCACGGGTGACTTAGGCTGTCCGGGCGCCGGCGTTCTCTTCGTGTCGGGCGAGGCCAACTTCATCGGCGCTTACGACATGGGGCTCTGTCCGGCTCTGCTCCCCGGCTATGTGCCGGTGACCGACGCGCGCGGGCGAGCCCGCTTGGAGCAGCTCTGGGGGTGCGCGTTGCCTGAGCGGCCTGGGCTGACCCGCATAGAGGTAATGGAAGGGATCGAGACAGGCCGCATGAAGGCGCTCTACCTGGCTGGTGAGGTGCCAGCTCACGAGGCACTTGGAAGGCTGGAGTTTCTAGTGGTCCAAGATACCCTGCGCCGGCCAACACATGCGTTCGCGCATGTGGTGTTGCCGGCGACGACCTTCGCTGAGTCCGCTGGGACGTTCACCAACTTGGAGGGGCGAATCCAGCGGCTGCAGCCGGCGATCCCACCGCCCGGGGAAGCTCGCCCTGGGTGGGCGATCCCATGTCAGATCGCTCGGAAGCTAGGGCTGGCGGGTTTTGACTTCGAAGAGCCAGAGCAGATCATCGGCGAGATCGCCCGACTGATGCCAGAGTATGGGGTGGATGAAGCATGAGGGATGATAGATGACATCGCCTCGGAGGGTTCTGACGTGAGCGTGGGAGTTCGCCATCATCAGGAGACGGCTACTGCGCTGGAGGAGGCGCAGGTGCTGCGTCGCGAGCCGTTGGTGCCTAACCTGCAACTGCTCACGGTGCGCGCGCCGGCTGTAGCGTCCAAGATCCAGCCAGGCCAGTTCGTCATCGTGATGGCAGACGCCACCAGCGAGCGCATCCCCCTGACCGTCGCTGATTGGGACCGCAAAGAGGGCTCCGTCAGCTGCGTCATCATGCAAGTGGGCCGCTCGACCTACAAGCTGGGTGATCTGGAGCCGGGCGATCGGCTAGCAGCCTTCGTCGGCCCGCTAGGACGGGCGCTCGACCTGAACGTGGATGGGACGGTGGCTGTCGCCGGGGGATGTTACGGCATCGGCAGCATCTATCCGGTGGCGCGAGCGCTCAAGGAGCGGGGCAACCGGGTGATCGCCATAGTGGAGGGACGCAGCAAGTTCCTGCTCTATTGGCTGGACCGGCTGAGCCAGGTGAGCGATCAGGTATTGGTCTCCACCAAAGACCGCTCACTGGGCAAGCGCGGCTATTGTCCAGGGTTGATTCGAGAGCTGTTGGACGCCGGCGAACCGATCCAGCGGGTGATCGCCATCGGCTGTACGTTCATGATGTACGAGATGTCTGAAGCAACGCGCCCTTATGGGGTGAAGACCATCGTCAGCCTGAACCCGATCATGATTGACGGCACCGGTATGTGCGGCGCCTGCCGCGTGTCTGTGGGCGGTCAGACGAAGTTCGCCTGTGTGGATGGCCCTGACTTCGACGGACACCAAGTGGATTGGGAGCTACTGTTGGCCCGGCGCAAGGCTTACCTGGAACCGGAGACGATCGCAGCGGAGAGGTGAAGGCAATGCCCAAGGTGATCCCGACTCGGACGCCCATGCGGGAACAGCCTCCGCACGAACGCATTCATAACTTCGACGAGGTGCCCTTTGGCTATTCCCCGGAGGAGGCGATGGCCGAGGCGCAGCGGTGCTTGCAGTGCAAAAAGCCCGGTTGCATCGAGGGGTGTCCGGTAGGGATTGACATCCCTGGCTTTATCGCCCGCATTGCCCAGGGGGATTTCCTAGGCGCGGCCGCGCTCATCAAGCAGACGAACGCGTTGCCCGCAGTTACCGGCCGTGTCTGCCCACAGGAAGAGCAGTGCGAAGGGGTGTGCGCCTTGGGCAAGCGGTTTGAGCCCGTGGCGATTGGCCGGTTGGAGCGGTTCGCCGCCGACTGGGAGGCGGCGCATGGAGACGGACGGCTGCCGGAGTGCCGCCCTCCTACGGGCAAACGAGTGGCCGTGGTGGGATCGGGGCCGGCCGGCATCACCGTCGCCGCGGACCTGGCGCTGCTAGGCCATGAGGTGGTCATGTTCGAGGCACTGCACGAGCCGGGCGGGGTGCTCGTGTATGGCATCCCAGAGTTTCGGCTGCCCAAGGCGATCGTGGCGCGCGAGGTGGATTACGTCTGTCGGCTGGGGGTGAAGCTGGTCAGGAACTTCGTGGTGGGCCTGACCCGTACCCTTGATGAGCTGTTGGAGGAGTTCGACGCGGTGTTCCTGGGCACTGGCGCCGGCCTACCTTGGTTCATGGGCATCCCCGGTGAGAACTTGAACGGCATCTACTCGGCTAACGAGTACCTGACGCGCGTGAACCTCATGAAGGCGTATCGGTTTCCGGAGTATGATACTCCCATCGTACGGGGGCGGCGGGTGGCCACCATCGGCGGCGGCAACGTGGCGATGGATGCCGCGCGCACAGCCTTGCGGCTGGGAGCCGAGGTCTCAATGATCGTCTATCGTCGGTCACGGGAGGAGATGCCGGCCCGCGCTGAGGAGATCCACCACGCCGAGGAAGAGGGTGTCCGTTTCGAGCTGCTGACCACGCCGGTGGCATTTCACGGCGACGACCACGGCTGGGTGAAGGAGATCGAGTGCATCCGCAACGAGCTGGGCGAGCCGGACGCCTCGGGACGGCGCCGCCCCGTGCCCATCGAGGGGTCAAACTTTCGCATCCCAGTGGACACGGTGATCGTGGCCATCGGCCAGGCGCCTAATCCGCTCATCCCGCGAACTACGCCTGGGCTGGCCACCGGCAAACACGGCGTGATCCTGGTAGATGAGGAGACCATGAAGACCTCGCGGCGGGGAGTCTTTGCCGGCGGAGACGTGGCTACTGGTGGCGCCACCGTGATCCTAGCTATGGGACACGGTAAGAAGGCGGCGCGGGCCATAGACGAGTATCTACGGACAGGACAGTGGTAACCGTCAAGGTATTCAGGGGGTTGGCATGTTGGTATACCTGCCCGATGATGTGAAGAACTGCGATCTGCTCAAGCGGGTGGCCGATCGTTGTCTGCAGTGTGCCGAGGAGCAGCCTTGTGTTGCGGGTTGCCCGCAGCACCTGGACCTGGCGATGGCGCTCGATTGTCTGCGCCGGGTGATCTTCATCGAGGAAGACGAGCGTAGCGGCCGGCTGGCCGTCTTGCCGAGCCCTCTCCAGGATGCGCTGAAGCTCAAGGAGGAGGCAGAGCGCTGCCGGGACTGTCCAGAGCCGACGCCGGCGATGGCCGCCTGCCCGGAGGGGATCCCGATCTGCGACGCGATGCGCATCGTAGGGCGGGCCATCGTCGCCGGACTACCCTCGCAGGTCGAGCTAATCTAAAGGTGGAGGGAACCCCCTCCACAGAACGAGTTTTTCAGAGCCTTGCTTGCTCTTTCTTGGCCTGATTTCGGTAGATTTGGGTGCCAAGATTGGCAGGCAAAAGGCAGATGAGCAATCCCGGCTCGCTTTGGCTCAGAGGACAAGTGATGGTAAACTGGAAGCCATGAGCGAGCCGGTTCCCCTGAAGCAACTGCGCGATGTCTTGGCCCACCTCTATTATCAAAAAGGCCACCCAACCTCCTGTAGTAGCCATTCGTTCCGCTAGGGACCCAACAGGGTCAGCCAGAACAACCTGGGATAGATCATCTTCCCCTCCAGCATGGTATCCAGACCCGGATAGGGGAAAGAAACACTGGTTAACAAAAGGACAAGTTGGCGGAGTTGACGAGTCCTCGGTCGGCTAGACAGGCGGTGTAAAGGCCACAATGGGGAAGGGCGTCCATTGCCGGCAGCCAGAAAGGGCATCGTCGAGGGAGCGGAAGATAGATGGCCAGGGGGCACCATCAGGCCAAACACTAGATCAGCCAACAAGCATGGATGGGGAAATGGAGCGTCACGGCCTCCCCAACCCGCGGAGGTGTAAAGTTGCGTTCATTGAACTGGTCTACCAAGAGTAGAATTCCCTCTCGCAGTTTCACACGCAAGCGGATAATCGCCCCTAGAAAGATCACCGCTTCCACTTGCCCGCGCAGCAGGTTTTCTCCATCTGCCGAGCCAAGACGGATTTCTTCAGGGCGGATGGCCAGGCGAGGCCGATCCGTACTAGACGTGGAAGTACTGAAGGACGCAAAGCGCACTTCTTGACCGGCCACCCAGCAGATGTGCGCTGCCAGATCAAGTGCCTCGATCGGCAGTAAGTTCAACTGCCCCACGAATGATGCAACGAACTCTGTTTGAGGGTAGTTATAGATTTC
It encodes:
- a CDS encoding ABC transporter ATP-binding protein, coding for MAEVRVEEVYKRFFRQSLLLARKGNGCPLGEEQASDADIVALDGVSLTVRDGEVMSVVGPSGCGKSTLLRVIAGLETPDRGRVLYDGRDMANVPPRDRGIGMVFQNYALYPHFDAYDNLGFFFKLRRREHEIDPKVREAAEILGVDFRHLLSRKPPTLSGGERQRVAVGRCIVRDPKLFLFDEPLSNLDAKLRSDTRVQIKRLLQRFRVTSIYVTHDQTEAIAMGDRIAVMRQGRIVQVGTFRELYDRPIDVFVASFFGTPPMNFLPGRVERGAFIYGSLRVPLPEDLHSRISEGQAVQLGVRPEHWRLTSGEGLAGAIGIVEVVEHLPSARIQYVHLRLEGLDLVAQATQEMPIARGDRLALTPDPGRLYLFDAATGRNLVA
- a CDS encoding dihydropteroate synthase — its product is MHTTISSATRTVVIGHDKPFVIIGERINPTGRKQLLAEMQAGNFSRVREDAIAQAQAGAHILDVNAGVPGADEAALLCQAVREVMAVTDLPLCFDSANPAALEAALALYTGKPLINSVTGEESSMERVLPLVKRYNAAVIAMCNDEGGIRMDARERLAVARKILRRAEEYGIPPEDVIIDCQAMAVSADHRAGRVTLETIRLVTQELGNNTTIGASNISFGLPDRTSLNAAFLSMAIACGLTCAITNPLVPENRKAIRAADLFMGRDEFAMNWITAFRAEQAR
- the nuoE gene encoding NADH-quinone oxidoreductase subunit NuoE, which gives rise to MSEQLEEILTRYARGDASQLIPALQQVQERFSYVSPEAVRQIARHLKVSESEVYGVASFYSQFRFEKPGKHTIKVCLGTACHVRRSDRLLEFFERTLNVTVGHTTADGLFSLERVACFGCCALSPVVVVDDEVHGRMTTAKAQRLLKKYGS
- a CDS encoding NADH-quinone oxidoreductase subunit NuoF, which produces MRTLDALRQEATQTWQALEQETRPRVLVGAATCGRAAGALAVIEAVEKARRERGLEVLVTEVGCLGLCCMEPVVTVYKPGRPAILYGNVTPPVMNEILQRWLLGDDPCLDRAIATVNGDRLDGIPPFHEHPMLKAQSRLILRNCGVIDPTNFHHYLARGGYLGLENALRMPPEMVIEQVKRSGLRGRGGAGFPTWRKWQLCREVPGSPKYIICNADEGDPGAFMNRALLEGDPHSMLEGMLIAGYAIGASKGYIYIRAEYPLAVQRLRTAISQMREAGLLGEHILDSSFSFDIEIREGAGAFVCGEETALIASIEGRRGMPRPRPPFPAQSGLWGRPTVINNVETLAAVSHILRDGPDSYARLGTSNARGTKTFSLAGKVQRTGLIEVPLGITLRQIIFDIGGGIAEGRAFKAVQTGGPSGGCLPASHLDTPVDYESLTAAGSIMGSGGLVVMDDRNCAVDIAHYFLSFTQAESCGKCPPCRVGTQRMLWILESIQAGTATMEDLDLLESLAQTVKAGSLCGLGQTAPNPVLTTLRYFRSEYEAHVRDRRCPAGVCRALITYRITDECTGCTLCARLCPMGAISGQRKQKHVIDPNRCERCGACLDACSYRAIVVN
- a CDS encoding molybdopterin-dependent oxidoreductase gives rise to the protein MWSQQLAAEAKAIKLSLKINGMVVEAEPGMTVLEAAQRSGIYIPTLCYHPKLPPFGACRLCVVEIEGMRGYPTACTIPALDGMIVRTETEALQKLRREILALILSEHPYTCLVCERRARCTDFQGTIRKAAVTTGCQYCPKNGMCDLQKIAQYVGLEDVPYPIAYRGLPVERHDPYFDRDYNLCILCGRCVRVCQEVRLVGALAFVQRGSKTLVGTAFGRPHTETDCEFCGACVDVCPTGALAERRSKWEGPATAIVPSICPYCSVGCTLDLHVKGNRLIRTTPNDAGIVNKGQACVHGRFRVAEMVDSHERLTAPLIRKDGRLVQASWEEALQLVAERLAQTPPDAFALLASAMGTNEELYVLQKFARVAMHSHNVDFSTSLSQGAEAFELIQTVRRTENPTIQDIERANRVLVIGANLNDSHPLLALQVRRALRRGARLIVLDVRQTRLAGQADLWLQPVVASDHLALAAMMKAILEEGIGDARPWNTHLQAMAEFQAALQDLSWQAIEGATGISRGALIEAARLWATDGPGVILFGSGVTRHPCALNTVKAIYNLALLTGDLGCPGAGVLFVSGEANFIGAYDMGLCPALLPGYVPVTDARGRARLEQLWGCALPERPGLTRIEVMEGIETGRMKALYLAGEVPAHEALGRLEFLVVQDTLRRPTHAFAHVVLPATTFAESAGTFTNLEGRIQRLQPAIPPPGEARPGWAIPCQIARKLGLAGFDFEEPEQIIGEIARLMPEYGVDEA
- a CDS encoding sulfide/dihydroorotate dehydrogenase-like FAD/NAD-binding protein; amino-acid sequence: MSVGVRHHQETATALEEAQVLRREPLVPNLQLLTVRAPAVASKIQPGQFVIVMADATSERIPLTVADWDRKEGSVSCVIMQVGRSTYKLGDLEPGDRLAAFVGPLGRALDLNVDGTVAVAGGCYGIGSIYPVARALKERGNRVIAIVEGRSKFLLYWLDRLSQVSDQVLVSTKDRSLGKRGYCPGLIRELLDAGEPIQRVIAIGCTFMMYEMSEATRPYGVKTIVSLNPIMIDGTGMCGACRVSVGGQTKFACVDGPDFDGHQVDWELLLARRKAYLEPETIAAER
- the gltA gene encoding NADPH-dependent glutamate synthase, with the translated sequence MPKVIPTRTPMREQPPHERIHNFDEVPFGYSPEEAMAEAQRCLQCKKPGCIEGCPVGIDIPGFIARIAQGDFLGAAALIKQTNALPAVTGRVCPQEEQCEGVCALGKRFEPVAIGRLERFAADWEAAHGDGRLPECRPPTGKRVAVVGSGPAGITVAADLALLGHEVVMFEALHEPGGVLVYGIPEFRLPKAIVAREVDYVCRLGVKLVRNFVVGLTRTLDELLEEFDAVFLGTGAGLPWFMGIPGENLNGIYSANEYLTRVNLMKAYRFPEYDTPIVRGRRVATIGGGNVAMDAARTALRLGAEVSMIVYRRSREEMPARAEEIHHAEEEGVRFELLTTPVAFHGDDHGWVKEIECIRNELGEPDASGRRRPVPIEGSNFRIPVDTVIVAIGQAPNPLIPRTTPGLATGKHGVILVDEETMKTSRRGVFAGGDVATGGATVILAMGHGKKAARAIDEYLRTGQW